GACGCGCGGCTTCTACACGGAGCTGGCGCGGGATGCGGCCTACCGCAACCGCCTGGCGCTGTACTTCCTGCGCGTGGACGGGCGCGCGGTGGCGTTCCAGTACGGCCTGGAGTTCGGCGGGCGCTACTTCCTGCTGAAGCCCGGCTACGACGAGTCCCTGAAGGAATGCAGCCCGGGGCAGCTCCTGATGGAGGAGGTGCTGGGGGACTGCCTGGACCGGGGGCTCACCGAGTTCGATTTCCTGGGGCCGGACATGGTGTGGAAGCGCGACTGGACGGATCAGGTCCGCCGGCACACCTGGCTCTACGTGTTCAACGACACCGCCTTCGGCCGGGCCCTGTGCGCGGCGAAGTTCCGGTGGGTACCGGCGGCGAAAGAGGTGGTGGCGCGATGGAAGAAGTGAAGACGACCGACAAGATGTTCGTGCCGTCCCTGCCCACGCTGTGGCCGGGCATGCTGATGGCCCCGCCGCGCCCGGGGGCGCTGCCGCCGTTCTCGTCTCCCAACGCGCGGTACTTCTACTTCGCGCGCAACGCCGTCTGGCTGACCATCAAGATGCTGCGCCTGGACGGCGGCGAGGTGCTGATGCCCGCCTACCACCACGGCGTGGAGGTGGAGGCGGTGGTGGACGCGGGCGCCATTCCGCGCTTCTACCGCGTGGGCAGCCGCTGGGACGTGGACGTGGCGGACGTGGCGAAGCGGATCACGCCCAAGACGCGCGCGCTCTACCTCATCCACTACGCGGGCTTCCCGGGGCCGGTGGACGCCATGCGCAAGCTGGCGGACGAGCACGGCATCCCGCTGATTGAGGACTGTGCGCTGTCGCTCCTGTCGTCGGACGGCGCGACGCCGCTGGGCACCACGGGCGACGTGGGCATCTTCTGCCTCTACAAGACCCTTCCGGTACCCAATGGGGGTGCGCTGGTCGTCAACGGCAAGCGTTCGTACAGCCTGCCGGAGCCTCCGGCGCCGCCGCTGGCGTCCACCTTCAGCCACACCGTGTCCGCGCTCTTGCAGAACCTGGAGCTGCGCGGCGGGGCGGTGGGCCGGGGGCTGCGCGGCCTGGTGCGCTCGGTGGGGCACGGCACGGTGAAGGCCGCGAGCATCGAGCGGGTGGCCACGGGCACGCAGCACTTCGACCGGCGGCACGTGGACCTGGGCATGAGCCCGTTGACGAAGCGGATTGCCCTGGCGCAGGACCTGGAGTCCATCGTCGAGGCGCGCCGCCGCAACTACTTCCTCCTGCTGGGCCGGCTGCGCGACGTGTCGCCGCCGCTCTTCAACCAGCTTCCCCCGGGCGTGAGCCCCCTGTTCTACCCGATGGTGGTGCAGGACAAGGAGCTGCTGCTGGCGAAGCTGCGGGAGAAGGGCATCGACGCCATCGACTTCTGGAAGCGCTTCCATCCCGCGTGCGACCCGTCGGAGTTCCCGGAGGTCGCGCAGCTGCGGCGGACCATCCTGGAGATTCCCTGCCACCAGGACCTGTCGCCGGAAGTCATGGGGCAGGTGGCGGACGTGGTCCGGGAGGCGCTGAAGTCCGAGCGCCGGCCGAGCAAGCGCGCGTCGTGAGGGAACAGGGGGTGGCTCCCGGGTTGCAATGGCACTCGGGGGCCGGGGCAGTGCTTCGGGAAAGGCATCAGGGTGACGCGGTGATCCGCGAAGACGAGTTGACGTCGGGGCCGAGGTTGACGCCGCGGCTGGACGTGGCGGCGGTGGGCAGTGCTTCGCAGCTGGCGGGGATGCGGGCGGAGTGGAACTCGCTGCTGGATGCGAGCACGGCCGGTCCGTTCAACGCGTGGGAGTGGCTGTATCCGTGGTGCCGGCGCATCGCGCCCGACGTGCGGCCGCTGGTGCTGACGGCGCGCGACAGGCTGGGCACGCTGGTGGGCCTGTTGCCGCTGGGCCTGGAGCACCGCTGGGTGAACGGCATGCCGGTGCGGCGCCTGGGCTTCCTGGGTGAGACGCACGTGGGCAGCGACTACCTGGACGTGGTGGCGCGCAAGGGCCGCGAGGCGGAGGTGTCCCGCGCGTTCTTCAACGTGCTCCAGGGGCTGCGCGACGAGTGGGACGTGCTGGATTTGACGGACCTGCGCGAGGGGTCGACGACGCTCGGCGTGGCGCGCGAGGTGTTCGGCGACGTGCGCGTGACGGAGCGCTATGTGTGCCCGTACGAGACGCTGGTGCCGGGCGAGCCGTTCGACGCGTTCCTCAAGCGCACGGGGCGCCGGGACAACTACCTGCGCCGGCGCAAGTGGCTGGAGAAGCAGGACGGCTACCGCATCGAGCGGACGGACGCGCCGGGGCAGCTGGCCGGGCCGATGACGGACTTCTTCCGGTTGCATGCGCTGCGCTGGTCCTCGGATGGCGGTTCGCAGGGCATCAAGGGCGCGGGGGTGGAGGCGTTCCACCGGGACGCGACGCAGTGGCTGGCGGAGCGGGGCCGGCTGCGGATGTACACGATGAAGGTGGGCGGCCAGGCGGTGGCGTCCGTGTACGGCATCCTGCATGGCCAGACGTTCGTGTACTTCCAGTCCGGCTATGACCCGGCGTGGCGCAACCGCAGCGTGGGCCTGGTGCTGGTGGGCGAGACGTTCAAGGACGCCATCGAGATGGGCCTGACGGAGTACGACTTCCTGCGAGGCACGGAGACGTACAAGGCCGACTGGGTGACGAAGCAGCGCCAGACGGTGTCCCTGCGCGCGCACGGCGCGGGCTTCGCGGGCACGTGGTTCACGCGCTCCGAGGAGTGGGCCCGCCAGACGCGCAACGCGGTGAAGGGCGTGCTGTCGGATGAGCTGGTGGAGAAGGTGCGCCGGTTCCGGCGGCGGAAGGCCGCGGTGAATTGACGTTCCGGGGCGGCGCGGCGGATCCTGGCGGGTGCCATGGAAAAGCTGCGCTGCGCCGTCCTGGATGACTATCAGGGTGTTTCCACGAGGCTCGCGGACTGGTCGTCCGTGAGCGGACAGGTCGAGGTGACGGTGTTCCGCGAGCACTTCTCCGGTGAGGAGGAGTTGGTCGCGGCGCTGTCGCCGTTCGACCTGCTCGTCGTCATGCGGGAGCGCACGCCGTTTCCGAAGGCGCTGCTCGAGCGGCTGCCGCGGCTGCGGTTGCTGGTGACGACGGGGATGCGGAATGCGTCCATCGACGTGGCCGCGGCCACCGCGCGCGGCGTGACGGTGTGCGGGACGGCGAGCGCGACCGAGCCTCCCGTGGAGCTGACGTGGGCGTTGATCCTGGCGCTCGCGAGGAACGTGGTGGGGGAGAGCACCGCCTTCCGGCAGGGTGGCCCGTGGCAGCACTCCGTGGGCGTGGACCTGCACGGGAAGCGGCTGGGGCTCCTGGGTCTGGGGAAGATTGGGAGCCGGGTGGCCCGCGTGGGTGCGGCGTTTGGGATGGAGGTCGCCGCGTGGAGCCCGAACCTCACGGACGCGAGGGCAGGGGAGGTGGGGGTGACGCGGGCCGAGTCGAAGGAGGCGCTCCTGGAGACGAGCGACTTCGTGTCCATCCACCTGGTTCTTGGGGAGCGTTCGCGAGGGCTGGTGGGGCGTGCGGAACTCGCGAGGATGCGGCCCGCGGCGTATCTCATCAATACGTCACGCGCGGCCATCGTGGATCAGGCCGCGCTGGTTGAAGCGCTCCAGCAGGGTGTCATCGCGGGCGCGGCAGTGGATGTCTTCGAGACAGAGCCGGTGCCCGTGGACGACGTGCTGCGGACGCTGCCGAACCTGCTCGCGACGCCGCACCTGGGCTACGTGTCCCAGGGGAACTACGCGACGTATTTCCGTGAGGCCGTGGAGGACATCCGCGCGTTCTTGGATGGCGCGCCCATCCGCAGACTGGGGTGAGGCTCAGGGAAGGTTGTCTGGATAGCTGGTGAAGAGCGCGTGGAAGAGCGTCGTCTTCGGAGGGGATTTCCAGCCCACGAAGACAGGTGCTGGATGGTTGGCGATGGCAGGGGGCAGCAGGCTCAACCCCATCGTGGACTCCATGAGTCTCGCCATCGTCACCGCTGGCTCCACGGAGGGCGGCTCCAGGTCGAGCTGCCGGAAGACTCGGCGCTCGTCGTACTCAAACTGGACCCGGTACACGGTGTAGACGGGCGCGATGATGCTGGCGCAGCCGACGTAGACCCAGTGCAAGCCGGACCGCTCAGGAGAACGCCTTGGGTAGATGGCGCACCAGAAGCATCCATCTCGAGACGTCGTGATGTCTCCAATGGAGTTCTGGGGAATGGAGCACATGTGCTTCGGGGCTGGGTTCCTGATTGGGATCTTCATGCGAGGGCCAATAGGTCTTCGCAATCTCCAGCAACTCGTTGGTAGATGGCACCATGGGTTACATGCCTCCGCTGGTGGACGGCCCCGTAGGTGTCACCACCACGGGCTTGATGCCTGCGGCACAGGTCTTGGGGACACGAGCACCTTCGATGGCGGCCTTGAGCGTGAGTTCGTAGAACGCCTTGAACTCCTCACAGGCGATTCCGATCGGCGTAGCCGGCGTCACACCAGAAAATGTGACCCTTGCTGCCTGGTTCGCGCAACTCGCGGAGAGGCTTTGGGCTTGCTCCAGAGAGATCGATCCCTGCGCACTGTTGGCGAGGGCATCTCCACGCCGAACCTGCAGTAGACCAACTCTCCCGTGTCGCGGGCGATGCCAACGTGGAGGCAGGCCGCCATCCATCCACCCGGCTTCTTCCCTCGCTGCTTCACCACTTCATGAAAGACGAAGTGACGGGGGCGCAGGGCGCCCTCCACGTACGTCGCGGAACCGCCTGTCGCGCAGGCGGATGACAACGCGACGATGCACAGCGCGACAGCGGCCTTCCAGACGCCGGATGCCCCCATGGCCCACCTCCAGGGGTGACACACTTACGGCGCTCAGCCTACGCCTACTGCTGCGCGACCTCCCCGCGCAGCTGGGCGATGGCGGGGGCCAGCTGCGGCGGCTGCATGTTCTTGGGCACTTCCACCGTGAAGCGTTCGAAATGCTCCAGCGCCCCAGCCTTGTCGCCCCGGCGCAGCGACAGGCTGCCCAGGAAGATGAGCGCCTCCTGCGCGTCCGGCCACGTGTCCACCAGCTCCGTCAGCTCCGCCTCCGCGCCCTGCAGGTCACCCTGCGACGCCGCGCGCAGCACGCCCCGGTGCACCCGCAGCTCCACGTTGAACGGATCCACCGCCAGGCCCTTCAGCGTCACCTTCAGCGCTTCGTCGAACTGCTGCTGACGGATGAGCTCGTGGCTCAGCATCGACGCGGCCTCCACGTCGCCCGGGTTCGACGCCAGCCGCTGACGCGCCTGCTCCAGCTCGTCGTTCACCTCGGGCATCTGCTGCGTCTGCTGCTGGGCCATGCCCGGCGGCGTCGCGCCCGTGCCCATCTGGCCTTCCTCACGCGGCTTCTGCTCGGAGACGAGCAGGTAGCCCAGCCCTCCGAAGAAGACCACCACGCCCGCGCCCCACATCGCGCCCACCATCTGCGGGTTGCGCGACGCCCAGCCCGTGGGCGCCGGCACGTTGCGCGCGGGCGCCTTCACTCCCTCCGCCTGCCGCTTCTGGTGCTCGTCCTTCGCGCGCAGCGCCGCGGCCGCTTCCTTCTCCAGCCGCGCCTTCTCCGCCGTGTAGTGCTCCGCGGTGAAGTGGTGCTTCTCCGCCTCCAGCGTGCGCAGCTGCTCGATGAGCGACTGCGCCCGCTGCGCCAGGTCGTCCGCCGTGCCGTCCGCCTTCGCCGAGGTGTCCTGCGGCAGCGCGCTCCCCGTCTTCATCTTCATGTAGAGGAGCCACGCGGCCGCCAGCACGAAGGCGACCGAGAGGACGATGATTCCGGGCAACCAGTTGGTGGGCTCGGGCTGCATGGCTTAGCGCTCCAGCTCCCGGCGCACGGCCTGGAGGTAGGGGTCCGCTTCGTCCGTGGACGGCGCGGGGGTGGAAGGGGAGGGGACCGGCGCGGCTTCCGCGGGCGCGGCGCCCTCGGGCAATGGCTGACGCTGCTTCAGGATGACGAAGAGGCCGCCCAGCACCAGCGCGACGGGCCCCAGCCACACGAACCAGTTGAAGCCCTCCGCGCGCGGCTCCAGCAACACCCACTCGCCGTAGCGCGCCACGAAGTAGTCGACGATTTCGGTGTCCGTCTTTCCGTCGGAGACCAGCTCGCGCACCTTGTCCAGCTGCGCGCGCGCCATGGATGACGGGCTGTCCGCCACCGACAGGCCCTGGCACACCGCGCAGCGCAGCTTCTTCGCCAGCTGCTGCACCCGCGCCTCCTGGGCCGGCGCGAGCGGATCACTCGCGGCCTGCTGCGGCGCGAACTGCCCCGTGGCAAGGCTCAGGGCGAGGGTCAACGAGACGAGGACGGCATTCATCGGGGGCTCCAGCGGGGGCCGTCCCTAACTACCGCCCCCTGACGGGTATTGCACACGGAATCCTGGGCCGCACGCCCGCCGCCCGGGCAGCCCTTCCGACTGAAAGCCGGCAGCCTAGCCCCGGTAGCCCGACTCGGGCTCCGTCTCCAGGTCCTGGTCCGGGTCGTAAGGGTCGTCCTCCGGCGGCAGGAACTCGGCCGGCTCGTCGCGGCCCAGCGCCTGGCGCACGGCATAGAAGCCCACCGCCACCAGTCCCAGGAGGAACGCGATGGGGCCCACCGCGAGCTTCACCCCCGCGAGTGCCCAGAGCAGGCTCACGCTCACCGCGCCCACCGGCGCCCACTTGAGGAAGGCCGGGCGCTCCACGTCCGGCCGCAGCGCCGCGAGCACCAGCACCGACAGCAGCACCAGCAGCGGCAGCTCCGACACCGGCAGGTCCCAGCCCGAGCGCGACGCGACGCCGCCTCCCGCGCTGTAGAGCGAGTCGTCCGAGGGCCGCGTCGTGGGAATCACGCGCAGCTCGGGCGGCACGCCGCGCACGCTGCCCGGCACCGGCGCGTTGTCCGGCAGGGGCGAGCCGTCCGCCATCACCTTGCCCCACGGCAGGAAGAGCGCCACCACGCACACCGCGACGCCCGCCAGCGCCAGCACCCGGGGGAAGCCCAGCAGCGAGCGCAGGTCGAAGTCGCGCGCCACGCCGTCCGGCTCCGCGATGACCAGCTTGTACTGCTCCACGGCGATGAGCGCCGTCCCCGCCGCCCAGATGGGGAAGAGCAGATTGAACCCGGACAAGAGCCGCACCGACAGCGCCACCAGCAGCAGCGTGAACGCGGCGGGGATTTCTGGCCGCATCAGCACCAGCGGCACGGAGTCCACCCAGCCGGGCGCGTTGCCGTCGCGGCGCAGCTCCCGCGCGACGAGCGACACGCTGCCCACCAGCGTCAGCAAGGTCCCCAGCACGCCCACGCTGGGGAAGAACGGCAGGATGGACAGCACCAGCGAGAACGCCACCACCCCCACGCCCAGCACGCTCTGCGAGTGCCCTGGCACGTCCTTCAGCCACCGGGGGCCCGTGTACGGATCCTCGTCCTCGAACTCCTCCGGCTGGGGCTGCGCCTTGGAACCGCGCGGGGGCGGAGCGCCGCTGGCCTGCCGCCGGTCTTCCTCCTCCTCGTCCAGGATCTCCGCCGCATAGGCCGGCTCGGTCATGGGGCGGCTGGGACGGTTGCTCCTGGCACTGCTGGCACGGGGCGGGGGCGCGGGACGCGCGGGCATCTTCGCGCCGCAGTTCTCGCAGTACATCAGGCGGACGTCCGCCGCGCTTTCACCGCACTCGGGGCACTGCATGGGGAGCCCACCTCGCTGGAGCAGGGGCCGGGGGAAGCCCTCGCGAACGACGCCGACAGATGGGACTTACTACGGTTTCCAGGGCTCCCGCGAGGCGGCCCCGGGACTCCCTCTCGGGCTCCCGGGCGCCTGCCTTCCAAGCGGGCTCAAGTTGACTCAGTTTTGACGCGCGGCTTCCGCCGTCGGACGGGCCGCCGGCTGGGTCAGCTCCTGCACCCGGGTGGCCAGCGTCTTCGGGTCGATGGGGCCCACGTGCTTGCCGCGGATGGTGCCCTGCGCGTCGATGAAGTACGTCTCCGGCACGCCCGCGACGCCGTAGTCCACCGCCATGCGCGAGCGCTCGTCCATCAGCTGCGGGAAGCTCGCGCCCATGCGGCGCAGGAAGTCGCGCGCGTTGGGCTCCGTGTCCTCGAAGACGACGCCCATGAACACGGCCTGGGCACCCATCTCGCGCGCGCCCCACTCGAGCACCGGGTGCTCGTACTTGCAGGGCCCGCACCACGACGCCCAGAAGTTGATGACCACCGGGCGGCCCTTCAGGTCCGCGAGCTTCACGGGGTCGCCGCCGTCCAGCGGCTTGAGCGTGAAGTCCGGCGCGGCCGTGCCCTTCAGCATGAAGGGCACCTCGTGCGGGTCGCGCCCGAAGCCCTGGAAGAGGACGAAGAGCAGCGCCGCCCCCACGGCGGCGAACACCAGGGGAAGCCGCCAGCGCTTCATGCCGCACCCCGCTCGGCGTCCGTGCCCGGCAGGGGAGGCGCCGCGCCCACCGGCGCCGCGTCCGCGCGCAGCACCGCCGCCCGGCGCGCGGGCCATACAGCGATGAGCGTGCCCAGCATCAGCAGCGGCAGGCTGTACCAGATCCATCCCACCAGCGGGAACACCCAGACGTTGAAGCTCGCCGTGCCCGTCGTCTCGCTGAAGGCCATCAGCGAGATGTACAGGTCCTCCTTCGGCGACTCACGCACCGCGGGCGTGCCCACGGGGTCCGTGCTGCGCTCGTAGTAGTTCATGCGCGGGCGCACTTCCGTCACGTCGCCGTTGGGCGCCGTCACCTCCAGGCGCGCGGCGACGTAGGTGCGGTGCGGCTCCTCGCCGCTGGACAGGCCCAGGTACTTCAGCTGGTAGCCGTCCAGCATCATCGTGCCGTCCTTCTTCAGCGTGCCGGACGTGTGCTTCACGTACGCGCTGGAGGCCGCCACGGCGACGATGATGATCACGATGCCCAGGTGCACCACGTAGCCGCCGAAGCGCCGGCGCGCCTTGCTCGTCGCGGTGGTCAGCGCCGTGACGAAGCCCTCCTTGCGCTCGGTCATGCGCACGCGCACCGGCACCACCAGC
This DNA window, taken from Corallococcus coralloides DSM 2259, encodes the following:
- a CDS encoding DegT/DnrJ/EryC1/StrS family aminotransferase; protein product: MEEVKTTDKMFVPSLPTLWPGMLMAPPRPGALPPFSSPNARYFYFARNAVWLTIKMLRLDGGEVLMPAYHHGVEVEAVVDAGAIPRFYRVGSRWDVDVADVAKRITPKTRALYLIHYAGFPGPVDAMRKLADEHGIPLIEDCALSLLSSDGATPLGTTGDVGIFCLYKTLPVPNGGALVVNGKRSYSLPEPPAPPLASTFSHTVSALLQNLELRGGAVGRGLRGLVRSVGHGTVKAASIERVATGTQHFDRRHVDLGMSPLTKRIALAQDLESIVEARRRNYFLLLGRLRDVSPPLFNQLPPGVSPLFYPMVVQDKELLLAKLREKGIDAIDFWKRFHPACDPSEFPEVAQLRRTILEIPCHQDLSPEVMGQVADVVREALKSERRPSKRAS
- a CDS encoding GNAT family N-acetyltransferase; protein product: MIREDELTSGPRLTPRLDVAAVGSASQLAGMRAEWNSLLDASTAGPFNAWEWLYPWCRRIAPDVRPLVLTARDRLGTLVGLLPLGLEHRWVNGMPVRRLGFLGETHVGSDYLDVVARKGREAEVSRAFFNVLQGLRDEWDVLDLTDLREGSTTLGVAREVFGDVRVTERYVCPYETLVPGEPFDAFLKRTGRRDNYLRRRKWLEKQDGYRIERTDAPGQLAGPMTDFFRLHALRWSSDGGSQGIKGAGVEAFHRDATQWLAERGRLRMYTMKVGGQAVASVYGILHGQTFVYFQSGYDPAWRNRSVGLVLVGETFKDAIEMGLTEYDFLRGTETYKADWVTKQRQTVSLRAHGAGFAGTWFTRSEEWARQTRNAVKGVLSDELVEKVRRFRRRKAAVN
- a CDS encoding D-2-hydroxyacid dehydrogenase family protein, which produces MEKLRCAVLDDYQGVSTRLADWSSVSGQVEVTVFREHFSGEEELVAALSPFDLLVVMRERTPFPKALLERLPRLRLLVTTGMRNASIDVAAATARGVTVCGTASATEPPVELTWALILALARNVVGESTAFRQGGPWQHSVGVDLHGKRLGLLGLGKIGSRVARVGAAFGMEVAAWSPNLTDARAGEVGVTRAESKEALLETSDFVSIHLVLGERSRGLVGRAELARMRPAAYLINTSRAAIVDQAALVEALQQGVIAGAAVDVFETEPVPVDDVLRTLPNLLATPHLGYVSQGNYATYFREAVEDIRAFLDGAPIRRLG
- a CDS encoding tetratricopeptide repeat protein, with protein sequence MQPEPTNWLPGIIVLSVAFVLAAAWLLYMKMKTGSALPQDTSAKADGTADDLAQRAQSLIEQLRTLEAEKHHFTAEHYTAEKARLEKEAAAALRAKDEHQKRQAEGVKAPARNVPAPTGWASRNPQMVGAMWGAGVVVFFGGLGYLLVSEQKPREEGQMGTGATPPGMAQQQTQQMPEVNDELEQARQRLASNPGDVEAASMLSHELIRQQQFDEALKVTLKGLAVDPFNVELRVHRGVLRAASQGDLQGAEAELTELVDTWPDAQEALIFLGSLSLRRGDKAGALEHFERFTVEVPKNMQPPQLAPAIAQLRGEVAQQ
- a CDS encoding cytochrome c-type biogenesis protein yields the protein MNAVLVSLTLALSLATGQFAPQQAASDPLAPAQEARVQQLAKKLRCAVCQGLSVADSPSSMARAQLDKVRELVSDGKTDTEIVDYFVARYGEWVLLEPRAEGFNWFVWLGPVALVLGGLFVILKQRQPLPEGAAPAEAAPVPSPSTPAPSTDEADPYLQAVRRELER
- a CDS encoding TlpA family protein disulfide reductase, which translates into the protein MKRWRLPLVFAAVGAALLFVLFQGFGRDPHEVPFMLKGTAAPDFTLKPLDGGDPVKLADLKGRPVVINFWASWCGPCKYEHPVLEWGAREMGAQAVFMGVVFEDTEPNARDFLRRMGASFPQLMDERSRMAVDYGVAGVPETYFIDAQGTIRGKHVGPIDPKTLATRVQELTQPAARPTAEAARQN